Proteins encoded together in one Marinobacter salsuginis window:
- the potA gene encoding spermidine/putrescine ABC transporter ATP-binding protein PotA: MKQTLLSLSNLSKQFGGKTVLDGLDLEIYDGEFITLLGPSGCGKTTLLRLMAGFEHPDEGSITLAGQDLTHTAPENRPLNTVFQHYALFPHMSVFDNVAYGLKMEKRPKDEIRQRVDEALAMVQLQDFARRKPHQLSGGQQQRVAIARAVVKRPRLLLLDEPLSALDYKLRRTMQVELKRLQRELGITFVFVTHDQEEALSMSDRVVVLKDGVVQQLGTPREVYERPANLFTARFVGETNFFPGTVESVHDGSITVDVFGLKRTLRRPDFSVSEGQPLNVLLRPEDIRVLDPADEQGVAGKIVERNYKGSTLDSVIHLDDGTEVLASEFFDEDDPAFDYRLGEPVKVSWVDGWEWLLPGETATEEELAADA; encoded by the coding sequence ATGAAACAGACACTGCTATCCCTGAGCAATCTTTCCAAGCAATTCGGTGGCAAAACGGTGCTCGACGGTCTGGATCTTGAGATCTACGACGGCGAGTTCATTACCCTGCTGGGCCCTTCCGGGTGCGGAAAAACCACCCTGCTGCGGCTGATGGCCGGTTTCGAACATCCCGATGAGGGCAGCATCACCCTGGCGGGACAAGATCTCACCCACACTGCCCCGGAAAACCGTCCGCTCAATACCGTATTCCAGCATTATGCGCTGTTTCCCCACATGTCGGTGTTCGACAACGTGGCCTATGGCCTGAAGATGGAAAAGCGCCCGAAGGACGAGATTCGCCAGCGAGTCGATGAAGCGCTGGCCATGGTCCAGTTGCAGGATTTTGCCCGTCGCAAGCCGCATCAGCTGTCCGGCGGCCAGCAGCAGCGGGTTGCCATCGCCCGGGCAGTGGTCAAGCGGCCGAGGCTGCTACTGCTCGATGAACCGCTCTCGGCCCTGGATTACAAGCTGCGTCGTACCATGCAGGTTGAGCTGAAACGCCTGCAGCGGGAGCTGGGCATCACCTTCGTATTCGTAACTCACGACCAGGAAGAGGCGCTGTCGATGTCGGATCGCGTAGTGGTCCTCAAGGATGGCGTGGTGCAGCAGCTCGGCACTCCGCGGGAGGTTTACGAGCGGCCAGCCAACCTCTTTACCGCCCGGTTTGTGGGGGAAACCAATTTTTTCCCCGGCACGGTCGAGTCGGTTCACGATGGCTCTATTACCGTGGATGTCTTTGGCCTCAAACGAACCCTGCGCCGCCCCGACTTTTCGGTAAGCGAAGGCCAGCCCCTGAACGTGCTGCTGCGGCCTGAGGACATCCGGGTGCTGGATCCGGCCGATGAGCAGGGTGTCGCGGGCAAGATCGTTGAGCGTAACTACAAAGGCAGCACGCTGGATTCTGTCATTCACCTGGACGATGGCACCGAGGTATTGGCCAGCGAATTCTTTGATGAGGACGATCCCGCCTTCGATTACCGCCTGGGCGAGCCGGTCAAGGTCAGTTGGGTGGATGGCTGGGAATGGCTGCTGCCCGGCGAAACCGCAACGGAAGAGGAACTTGCGGCCGATGCATAG